One Campylobacter sputorum subsp. sputorum DNA segment encodes these proteins:
- a CDS encoding DNA translocase FtsK has translation MPDSSFVGIFGNIIGKYNYKLFGLICYIYPFLLIVLAIYFRKNFKGFNLRFFELIIGILLLFFSFLLFQGNFIKDPYKVGVIGYYSMLGLRDFVGTIGGVVFNIMIFIISLVLIFEENIVVIFKNAFIEPVKGLKQDNKTKLKQPHIKQNNNKECEIVNEVKSDDEFVCVDDTSEILDESSLKEEEQTEKDLSQKEEKKTSKTIKNVELVNEVAENKKLLDELEKGNVEKPNDFSLPPLSFLKDPPKKTQSINEAEIDSKISDLLDKLKRFKIDGDVVRTYSGPVVTTFEFKPAAHIKVSKILTLQDDLAMALKAKTIRIQAPIPGKDVVGIEIPNDNIQTIYLKEILQSDIFKDASSPLTIALGKDIVGDPFVTDLKKLPHLLIAGTTGSGKSVGINAMLLSLLYRNSPKTLRLIMIDPKMLEFSIYNDIPHLLTPVITQAKQAITALSNLVNEMERRYKIMSHTRTKNIENYNDKIKKTGGEIFPYIVVIIDELADLMMTSGKDVEFYIGRLAQMARASGIHLIVATQRPSVDVVTGLIKANLPSRISYRVGQKIDSKVILDQMGAESLLGRGDMLFTPPSSTGLIRLHAPFASEEEIEKVVEFLKEQQEVVYDDKFLKDSDDDSSGLSGGSGVVDGELDELYEEAKNIVLSEEKTSISYIQRRLRIGYNRAATIIEQLENMGVLTAPNSKGQRDIIK, from the coding sequence TTGCCTGATTCTTCATTTGTTGGGATATTTGGCAATATCATCGGCAAATACAACTACAAACTTTTTGGGCTAATTTGTTATATATATCCGTTTTTACTTATAGTTCTTGCTATATATTTTCGTAAAAATTTCAAAGGATTTAATCTTAGATTTTTTGAACTTATTATAGGTATTTTGTTGCTATTTTTCTCATTTTTGCTTTTTCAAGGAAATTTTATAAAAGATCCATATAAAGTTGGTGTGATAGGCTATTACTCTATGCTTGGACTTAGGGATTTTGTTGGAACAATAGGCGGTGTGGTATTTAATATAATGATATTTATCATTTCGCTTGTGCTTATTTTTGAAGAAAATATAGTAGTGATATTTAAAAATGCTTTTATAGAGCCTGTAAAAGGCTTAAAACAAGATAACAAAACAAAATTAAAACAGCCACATATAAAGCAAAATAATAATAAAGAATGCGAGATTGTAAATGAAGTTAAAAGCGATGATGAGTTTGTTTGTGTAGATGACACTAGTGAAATTTTAGATGAAAGCAGTTTAAAAGAAGAGGAGCAAACAGAAAAAGATTTATCTCAAAAAGAAGAGAAAAAAACTTCAAAAACTATAAAAAATGTAGAACTTGTAAATGAAGTAGCTGAAAATAAAAAACTTCTTGATGAGCTTGAAAAAGGTAATGTGGAAAAACCAAATGATTTCTCTTTGCCTCCGCTTAGTTTTTTAAAAGATCCTCCTAAAAAAACACAAAGCATCAATGAAGCTGAAATCGATAGTAAAATTTCTGATCTTTTAGATAAATTAAAAAGATTTAAGATAGACGGAGATGTCGTTAGAACTTATAGTGGACCTGTTGTTACGACATTTGAATTTAAACCAGCAGCACATATAAAAGTTAGCAAAATTTTAACGCTTCAAGATGATTTGGCAATGGCACTTAAAGCTAAAACTATTCGCATACAAGCTCCAATTCCTGGTAAAGATGTAGTTGGTATAGAAATTCCAAATGATAACATACAAACTATATATCTTAAAGAAATTTTACAAAGTGATATATTTAAAGATGCTTCTAGCCCTCTTACTATAGCACTTGGTAAAGATATAGTTGGAGATCCTTTTGTAACAGATCTTAAAAAATTACCACATCTTCTTATAGCTGGAACAACTGGAAGTGGAAAAAGTGTTGGTATAAATGCTATGCTTCTTAGTTTGCTGTATAGAAATAGCCCAAAAACTTTACGCCTTATAATGATAGATCCAAAGATGCTTGAATTTTCTATCTACAATGACATACCACATCTTTTAACACCTGTAATAACTCAAGCAAAACAGGCTATCACAGCTTTATCAAATTTGGTAAATGAGATGGAACGTAGGTATAAAATCATGAGCCATACAAGAACCAAAAATATAGAAAATTATAATGACAAGATTAAAAAAACAGGCGGAGAAATTTTTCCTTATATAGTGGTTATCATAGACGAGCTTGCGGATTTGATGATGACAAGTGGAAAAGATGTAGAGTTTTATATAGGCAGACTTGCACAAATGGCAAGAGCAAGTGGAATTCATCTCATAGTTGCAACACAAAGACCAAGTGTTGATGTAGTAACTGGACTTATAAAAGCAAATTTACCATCTCGTATAAGTTATAGAGTTGGTCAAAAAATAGATAGTAAAGTTATACTAGATCAAATGGGAGCTGAGAGTTTATTGGGTAGGGGCGATATGCTTTTTACTCCGCCATCAAGCACTGGACTTATAAGGCTTCATGCACCTTTTGCCAGTGAAGAAGAGATAGAAAAAGTAGTTGAGTTTTTAAAAGAACAACAAGAAGTTGTTTATGATGATAAATTTCTAAAAGATAGTGATGATGATTCTTCTGGACTAAGCGGTGGTTCTGGTGTGGTAGATGGTGAACTCGATGAGCTTTATGAAGAAGCAAAAAATATCGTTCTTAGTGAAGAAAAAACTTCTATTAGTTATATACAAAGAAGACTTAGGATAGGTTACAATAGAGCTGCAACTATCATAGAACAACTTGAAAATATGGGTGTTTTAACAGCCCCAAATTCAAAAGGTCAAAGAGATATTATTAAATGA